CGTCGTTCATCTCTCCCCGACTGCTCCTTAACGCTCCGGTGGAAACCCGCCCGTTGCGATCGGTCCCCATGAATCGACGGTGACGCGGATCAGGCTCTTGCCCTGTTTGTGCATCGCTTGCCGGTACTCGTCCCAGTCTGGATGATCGCCGGCAATCGAGCGGTAGTAGTCGACCAGAGGCTCCACGGATTCCGGCAGGTCGATGAGCTCAGCCGTTCCGTTCACCTGCACGTACGGCCCATTCCACTCGTCGGAGTGGATACACAGCGACACGGCGGGAGTACGACGCACATTCACCGCTTTCGCTCGCTCCGGGTAGGTGGAGATGACGATGCGGCCTTCGTCGTCGACGCCACAGGTGACCGGCGAAATCTGGAGTTCACCGGACTTGCGGACGGTCACGAGGGTGGCACGGTGGCGTGGTCTGATGAATTCGAGCAACTCGGCGTGCGAAACCCGGTCTGCACTCGCGATTTTCGACATACCACCAGCCTAGGTGCGTTTACGTCCCGATGCTCATGGCATCTCGATGGTCTGAGCGCGCGCGATTTCGCCGATCGCGGTGGTGATGTACGCCGTCAGCGGTTTCTTGACGACCGCGGACAAGTTACCGATCACGAGCACCGCCGAACGTAGGTACGCACCGTGCCCGATCCGGAACGAGTCGTCGTCGAGATCTGTAATTCCGAGCGCGCCGGTGTACACGGCGGCG
The nucleotide sequence above comes from Rhodococcus sp. KBS0724. Encoded proteins:
- a CDS encoding PPOX class F420-dependent oxidoreductase; its protein translation is MSKIASADRVSHAELLEFIRPRHRATLVTVRKSGELQISPVTCGVDDEGRIVISTYPERAKAVNVRRTPAVSLCIHSDEWNGPYVQVNGTAELIDLPESVEPLVDYYRSIAGDHPDWDEYRQAMHKQGKSLIRVTVDSWGPIATGGFPPER